A window of Chromohalobacter canadensis genomic DNA:
CCAATTGCTCGTGGCCGTGGGCTTCCCAGAGCTTCTTTTTGGCGACCAATTCATCGAACTGCTTACGGTTGCACGCGGCGAAAATACCGCCTTCCTTCAAGTCACATTGAATGTCGTAGTCTTTGACGAAACGATGTAGGATGCGGCCGCCCTCGAAGGCCATCCTGCCCATCTCTGCGCCGACCTTCTGTCCGTAATGGTGCTCGATGAAGTCGATATCGCGGCTGTAGCTATTGACGATCTGCCCGCCGTTGCGGCCGGAAGCACCGAATCCGACGCGGTTACCTTCCAGCACAACCACCTTGTAGCCATTTTCGGCCATGTGAAGGGCCGTAGACACACCGGTAAAACCGGCGCCTACGATGCAGATGTCTGCTTTCACGTGACCCTTCAGGGTCGGGCGCACGCGCTTGTCATTCGCAGACGCCGCGTAATAAGAATGAGGGTGAGACGTTGCCAGCACGGTTTGCTCCCGAACCATCGTTGTATCTCGACCAGCCTTCGTTAAATGTTGGTCATTTGTGTCTTAGCTTGGGGATAACGTTACGAAGGGGGGGCAACCCTGCGATATACCCCCTCGGGTATATTTTAAGAGCAAGCCGTTCCAGAAGGCCCCGCGCGGCTCTCAGGAGTCCATTTTGTGCGTCATGGCAGTGCGTGAAAGCTTGCGCTGCTGACCTTCGTCGCGCTCTTCGTTGACGGCTAAACAAAGAATCGCTTGCATGAATGGGGTGCCATGAGGCGCCATGGCAGGTATAAAGACTCCGCCATCTTCGGTATAGGAACACTCATGGCTCGCGCTCCCTTCGAACTCGCCGGTACGCGTATTCCGCCCGGCAGCCGGGCACAAATCGATGTGCCGGTGGCCAAGCTGTATACCCACGCGCCGCTGCATATTCCCGTCGAGGTCGTCCATGGACGCCAGCCGGGACCGGTCTTGCTGGTGTGTGGTGCCATTCATGGCGATGAGCTCAACGGCGTCGAGATCGTGCGCCGGATGCTAAGGCTGGCCTCGCTATCGCGCTTGAGGGGCACGCTGATCGCGGTGCCCATCGTCAATGTCTTCGGCTTCGTGCAGCAGACGCGTTACCTGCCCGATCGGCGTGACTTGAATCGCTGCTTTCCGGGCAGTGAGATTGGCTCGCTTGGCTCGCGTATCGCGGCGCTGTTCCGTGAGCAAATTGTCGATTTGGCCACGCATATCGTCGACCTGCATACCGGGGCGATCCATCGCACCAACCTTCCCCAGGTGCGCGCGCAGATGAAGGATCGGCCCGCAACACAAGCCATGGCAGAGGCGTTCGGCGTGCCGGTGATTCTCAATGCCGAGCTGCGCGAGGGAAGTCTTCGGGAATACGCACAATCGCGTAACGTGCCGGTGCTGACCTATGAGGCCGGAGAGGCGTTGCGTTTCGACGAGTGGGCGATCGCGCCGGGGGTAAGAGGTGTGCAGCGCGTGATGCGCTTGCTGGGCATGCTGCCCACCGACCGGCGTCGGCATAAACCTGCCGTTGCGGAGGTCGCCAATGGCTCGAGTTGGGCTCGCTCGCCCATCGATGGCATCCTACGGCCTCGAGCGCGGTTGGGCGCGCGTGTCGCACGAGGCGATATTCTAGGGCGCGTTGCCGATCCGTTCGGTAATGCCGAGCAGGAAGTGCTCGCCAACGCCGATGGCATCGTCATCGGTATGAGCAATCTACCGCTCGCCAATGAAGGCGAGGCGCTATTTCATGTGGCGCGCTTCGATGAAATCGAAGAGGCCGAGAACGCCGTTGAAACCTTCCACTCCGATTTCGAGACACGCCAAGAGCTATAGCGTCGGTTCAGGCGACGGCGCTTGCAGTGTCGAGCTCGCGTACCTTGGCCAGTGCTTCATCGAACACCTCGAGCCCGGCGCCGTCGCGGTGGGCGTTTTCCGACAAGTGACGTCGAAATTGGCGTCCCCCTGGGCAACCCTGAAACAGGCCCATCAGGTGGCGGGTGACGTGATTGAGCTTGGCACCGTCAGTCAGGCGTTTGTCGATATAGGATCGCATGGCGCGCGCTGCATCATGCCGGCTTTTGACGGTAGAAGGCGTGCCATAGAGCGCGGCATCCACGCCGGCCAGCAGCCAAGGGTTCTGGTACGCCTCGCGCCCGATCATCACGCTATCGACCTTTTCAAGCTGCGCCTGGCAGTCATCCAGCGTTTTGATCCCGCCATTGATACCGATATGCAGATCGGGATGCTGCGTCTTGAGGCGATGCACGCGAGGGTAATTGAGCGGGGGAACGTCGCGATTTTCCTTGGGCGAGAGCCCTTCTAGCCAGGCTTTACGAGCATGCACAATGAAGACCTCGCAGCCGGCATCTGCCACCGTGCCGATGAAACGTGCCAGATCGGCGTCCTCGTCTTGTTCATCGACACCGATGCGGCACTTGACCGTGACAGGGATCGATACCACGGCCTGCATGGCGCGTACCGCTGCCGCCACCTTGGCGGGATGCTCCATCAGGCAGGCGCCGATCAGGTTGTTCTGTACCCGATCGCTCGGGCACCCCACGTTCAAGTTGACTTCATCGTAGCCCCAGGCTGCAGCGATCGCCGCGCATTCCGCCAGTGCAGCAGGGTCGCTGCCGCCTAGTTGTAGCGCCACCGGATGCTCCACGTCGCTAAACCCTAAAAAGCGCTCGCGGGGCGAGCCATGCAGGATCGCTCCAGTCGTGACCATCTCGGTGTATAGCAGCGCCTCGCGGGTCAGCGTACGGGCGAACGCGCGGTAGTCGCGGGTCGTCCAATCCATCATAGGAGCGACGGAGAAGGTTCTATCTAGCGTGTTGCGCTTTTTCCTAGTGTTCATGGGCTTTCCTGGGCACTAGGCCTTTCCAGATATGCCGATTTATACATACTTTTTGCTACGTTTTGCAGCGTGGTTTGCTACGAATCTGCTACGATGCTTCCAGTAAATTTGCTACACGGAAGCGATCTCGATGGCCACTATTAGTAAGCGTAAACGAAAGGATGGGAGTGTCGCATACACTGCCCAGATTCGCATTATGCGGAAGGGCCAAAAGGCTCACTCCGAGGGGAGAACCTTTCCCAAGAAAGCCATGGCGGAAGAGTGGGCTAAGCGCCGCGAGCTTGAGCTGATGAGCCCCGGTGGCCTTCTCACCGCGAAGTGGCGAGGAGTGAAGCTGGAGGATGCCATTGAGCGCTACCTACACGAGTTTGCCCGAGACGCTGGCCGCTCGAAGCGAGCCACCATACAGCAGTTGCAGCGCTTTCCCCTTGCGCGAGCTCAAGTTACCGACCTGACGAGTGAGCAGATCGTAGAGCATGCCGTCATGCGCCGTAATAGCGGCATCAGGCCCTCGACGATCAACCAGGACATCACGTGGCTGGGCATAATCCTCAAGACGGCAGCAGCAGCATGGAAGATGCCGGTGGAGCTCAATGAGTTCGAGTCGGCAAAGGTGCTACTACGTAGCAAAGGGCTGATTTCTCGCTCTGGATCTCGTGATCGGCGGCCTACTGCTGAGGAAGTCGAGCTGATCCGAACCTACTTCCGTCGCTCGCAGTTGATTCGGCCGAGCGCGATCATCCCCATGGAAGACATCATGGACTTCGCCATCGCCTCCTCGAGGCGTCAGGAGGAGATCACCCGTCTCACCTGGGAGGATCTCGACGAACAGGCGATGACCTGCTGGGTACGTGATGCCAAGCATCCTCGGCAGAAATGGGGCAACCACAAGCGCTTCAAGCTGACTCGGGAAGCGATGGCCCTCATCAAAAGGCAGCCTCGGATCGCAGGTGAGGAGCGGATTTTCCCCTTCAATGGAAAATCTATAGGGACTCGGTGGAGAGCGGCAACGGCTGCCTGTGGCATCGAAGATCTACGCTTCCATGACCTTCGGCATGAGGCAACGTCGCGCCTGTTCGAGGCAGGCTATGAAATCGTCGAGGTTCAGCAATTCACGCTTCACGAAAGCTGGGATGTGTTGAAGCGCTACACACACCTTCGTCCCGAAAACCTTCAGTTGAAGGGTGAGGGTGCCGACATGGTGCCGGCGGCCGAAAGCAAGGCATAGAGAGTCCGTAAATTGCACGCGTTTCCGCCTTCTTGCTCGCCCTGGCCATGTTTTTTGCTCTCGAACTCACATGAATGGGCTCTAGATAGCCATCGCGCACGCCAGCCTGCTCGAGATTCTTCCCTGAGTACCGAAAAAGTGCATAAATCCGCATAAATCCTTGCAGCCTCAAAACCCATGTCGAGCCCAGCAACGGCGCGGCCTGGCGCCGTAGTGCATGAGTGCATAAAAATCGACACGTTTAGCGCGCAGGCGGGGCGGGGTGTCGACGGCGCGCGGCGGGGCGCGGCGAGGGTGGAGGGGGTGGTCAGGGGCAGTCACGAAAAAAGCCCCGCGAAGTCGCGGGGCGAAGCATCGATCGCGCTTGGTGCTGTCGGCTATGGCTCAGTCGATATCGTGGAACGCTGAGCGCTTACGCGCGGCGGCGTCGCGGCTGGCGTCGGCCAGGGCGCGCTCGACCTCGGCGCGCACGTAGCGGGCGAGGGCCTGTTCGTCCATGCCGGGGCTGGCATTGACCTCGATATTGATGCCCCCTTGAATGTTGACGCCGCCCCCACCGCCGGGCGATTGAAGTGGGGCGCGTGTGTCGATGGGGACATCGTTGGCGATGGGCATCGCGGCGGCAGCAGGCATTGCGGCGGCATCGGGCATCGCGGCGGCAGCGGGCAGTGTGACCGCGCCCAGGGCCATGCCGGCGCCGGCGCGGGTGACGCTCTTGGCAATCTGCGCGATGCGCCGGGCGGGCTCGTTGCGCTGGGCATCCAGACCCTGGTTGAGTCCGTCGATGGTGTAGCCGCCGAACTGGGCGAATACGCGACTGGGTGAATGCATATCGAGCACGCCAGCGAACCAACCTTTTACGCTGCTGGCGATTCCGGTGACTTTGTCTTTCAGCGCGGCGAGCTTGCTGGTGAGCCCGCCGATCAGGCCATCGACGATGAACCCGCCTAGAGATTTGAATTTGTCGGGAATGTCGACCCCTAGCTTTTCGAGTGCGGCGGTGATGCCTCGGTAGAGCAGGCCAATGGGCGACCAGTCGGCCAGTAGTCGCATGACGCTGCCGATGCCGCCGGAGAACGCGGCTTTGATGTCGGCCCAGCGCTGGGCAAACCAGCCGCTGATGGAGCCCCAGTTCTTGTAGATCAGGTAGGCAGCGCCGGCGAGGGCGGCCACGGCGGCGACGATGCCGAGGATGATCCACGTCATTGGGTTTGCTAGAAGAGCGACCCCGGCCCGGCCGATGGCGCTGGCCAACGTGACGAATCCCTTACCCAGGCTCACCAGTGCATTGCCGAGCATCGGCAGCGCCCGCGTCGCTAACGCGTGAGCATGAATACTAACGGTGCGGAAAGCGCTTCCCATCCAGTTCGCGGCTTGCCCAATCGCGCGAAAACCTCCTTTGGTAAGTTTTTTCAGCGCACCGGCCATGCTTTGCGTCATACCTTTCCCTACGGCCCACAGGATATCCCCGAAGGCGCGTAGTCCAAGCGTTACCCCGCTGACCGTTTTCCAGACGCCTTTAAGCGCACTAATTAGTGGCCCTTTTGCTTGACGACCGGTCCACTTCATCGACTTTCCTAGCCCTTCCATCGCTTTTCCGCCGCCGGCTAGGCCGCCGATGGCGGTGACTAGTGACAGGACCGAGCCGATAGTCTTGCTGGCGAAGAGGGCGGACATGATGATCGCTAGGTTATCGAACCCGCCGACCATTTCTGCCACGCGTTGAACGATGATCGCTGACGTGCGCGCGAATTCGGCGAGACCCTTGGCACTCTCGACGATTAATGGCAGTACATCGCGTAGGCCTGAGCGGAAATCTTTCGCGAACTGCTGGACCTGGTCGCGATTGGTTTTCACCCAGCTACTGAATTTTTTGAACAGGCCAGCGAGCTCTGGAGCCAGCTCGCGGCCCAGAATGTTGCGGACGCCTTTCAAGGCGCCAGTGGCCCCACGCCAGGCGCGCATGTATTCCTGAGCAGCTTTGGTGTCTTGGGCACCGAGCGTCACGCCCAGCTCATCGGCTTCGTTGACAAGACGCCGTATTTCATCGGCACTCGCCCCGGCGAATTCGGCTAGTTGTTCGCCGCCTTGTCCGCCGAATAGTTCATCAACGATACGTTGGCGCGCGGCGACGTTTTCCACCTCGCGGAGCTGACCCAGCACCATGCTGAATAGCTCCCCAGTGTCGTTGGAGGCGGCTTCAAGCTGTTCGGGGCTTAGTCCTAAGCGTGTGAAGGCTTCCGCACCGGGACCTTTGCCGGTCGAAGTAAATTCATCCGTTCTGAGAGAAAGCTCCTTTAGAGCATCGGTCATAGCGTCGTTCTGTACGCCGAACTGACTCCCTGCATATTGCAGTCGCGATAGCTGTTCAGTAGCTATCCCAAGTCGGGCCGACCATTGGCGCACCTCTTCGCCACTTGACGCGAAGTTGTGACCGAGGCCGCCAACGGCGGCGGTAGCTACGCCGCCGGCGATTCCGGCGCCGGCGGCTAGGCTGCGCCCGTTATTCAACACGGCGCCCCCACGGGAACGAATGCCGGATAGCCGCTCACGCACGTCCTTGATGCGCTCAAGGCGTTTTTTCTGGCGCTCCAAGGTCTCGTTGAGGCGTTCTTCCTGAGTGCGAAGATCTCGCGCCGCGCGGGTCATGTCCTCGGTACTGACACCAGCTTCGTCGAGGCTGCGTTTTATACCTGAGAGGCGGTCTTGGTGCCCCTGCTGGGCACGGTTCAGATTTTTAACCTGGTCCTCGGCATGACGCGAGCGATCACGATATGTCTTGATTGCGCGGCTGGATTTGTCAAAGGCTTGCTGTTGTGACGTTAGGGCGATACGTGCCTTTTCTAACTCTCCACTGAGCTTCTTATTTGGCTCGGTAGCTTGGGCAACTTGCTTAGCGAGCTTGTCATATTGCCTTCGCGTGGATGTCAGGCTGGCTTTGATATTGACATGGCGCTCACGTTGCCCTTCCAGGGCTTTGGAATACTCCTTTTGCTTCTCAGTCATCTCATCGATGGTGCGCTGGTTGCCGCGCATGGCCCAGCGGGTCTGACGATAAGCGCTGACATCCTTCTGTTGCTTGTTGAGATCGCGCAGTTGGTCTTTGCTGGCCCTTATAGCCTCGGCGGTTTTGCCGCTGCCCTTAGTGATCTTCTTGAGGGGGCTGGTGATCTTGTCGATCGCTTGAAGCCTAACTTGAAGGCTCAGATCCTTCGCCATATCAGCCGCCTCCTTGGGCGACCAGCGCCTCGGCATCTGTATCGGTCATAGCTTCCAGGTCGCGTCGCAGGCGCTGCCGATCCTCGGCGGCGAGGGTGTGGAAGCCGTGACCTTCGCTTTTTTTCGGCGGCGGTAGCGAGATGCTGTTCGCCATACATTGCTGACGGGCTTCCCAGGCATCCAACTGAAGCAGTTCCATCAGCGTTGAGGATTTCTCGCGCAAGCCGATGAGCTTCTCGCGGGCTTCTTCCTGGTCGGTCTCGCCAGCGTGGTCCAGTGCAACTAGGGAGCGCTCAATTTTGAGCTGTGCCTTGCGCAGCCGCTTGCAACGACGGCGGCACTGCATGTAATTCTTCCGGCTCATGGCATCATGCTCTCTTTTCGTGGTGTGGCGATGCTGGGACCGTGCGGCCCCAGCAGTTCCGTCAGGCGGCCTGTTTCTTCAGAATGCATTCCAGCTCGGCTTTGCGGCGGCCGATTCTGATGCCGTTGCCCATCTCAGATACCGGAGCCTCGCAGGGAAGTGGGTCAATCTTCTCCGGGGCGTCGCCAGCCGAGATGCCCTCGCCTTGAATCTGTTGGAGGTGTTTCATAGCTATTTCGCCAACGGCGATAGCCTGGCGACGGTGGATTTCTTTATCGACGGCGGGCCGTGAAGTTTCGGTTAAGTGTCCCCGGATGGCTTTTCCGGGGAAGGAAGACACGTCGAGGCCGTGAGTGGCCATGAACCCCACATCGTTATAAACATCCTTCTCCAGGCGCTCGAAGATGGTTGGTAACGCGCCTAGCAGCTCCTTGCCTTGTCCGGAGGCAAATACCGCTTCAGCGGCTTTGGTAAGCTGTTCGTGCGCTGTGGCGTAGTGGAGTTCCTCGGCAGCTCGGTGATAGGCGGTTCGGGCGCCGTGGGTCAGGATTTGATGGTATTCCACCAACGGTGCCTGTTCCTCGATCATGTCACGCTGGTATCTAGTCTGCTCAGCCAGGGAGCGCTCCTTTTCCTGAAACTCGCGAACCTCTTTGGTGGGCTCGCCCTTGGCGGCGCGCATGGCGTCCCGCCATCCGGCGGCAGCGGACTTGGCTTCCGCCTGAGATGCCTGTTCCAGCTTGCTCAACCGGTCGAGCGTCTTGGCGGCGTCTTGAAGCTCTTCGCGTTGCTTCAGGTACTCAGCACGAGCCGTCTCAAGTCGGATTCCGGCCGTGGCTGCGGTGCGATATGGGGCGGGGACGATACTCATGGTCTCTTCTCCAGTGATGGTAGTGGTGGTCATGCATGCTGCGTGGAAAAAGGTGTAGTAGGGGCCGGGGCCTCCCACAGCCCCGCTGCGATCAATCGCGCCTCCTCGGCGCTCATCTGGCCGCCCCGCGGGCTACGCGTACGCTTGCGGTTGATACCAAGCATTAGGCTTGACCAATTTGAGCGTTCCTGACGTTCGGCGGGGGGCTCGAAGAACATCGCGGCCAGGCGAAGGGTAGTCTCGTCGTCGATGCCGAGTCTGCGGCGCTGCTCAGCCTCGGCGCTCGAGATCAGCAGTTGCCACAGGGCCTGCGACTCGGCGGTGACGGGGTTTTGAGGTGCCGGCCCCTGGTCTTCGACCGGCCCAGTGGCTTCCTCGAAGCTTTCCAACTCCGGAGGAAAGTACTCAGGTGCGCCCCATTCTGGCTGCGGAGCGAACTTCTGGTGGAGGGCGGCTCGGAGCTGGTGTTCATACTCCTCGAGGCCTTCCATCTCAGCCCTGACTTCGGTGCTGGCCCGCCATGCTTTGTATCGCTTTTCTTGGTCATGGGCCTCCTGCGGGCCTGGCTGTCGGGGCTCGATATCAGGCCCCGTACAGTTATTCACACGAGTCCAAGGCTCCGCGACTGCGTCGCTCCGCTGTCCTCCAGCCTCCGTTGGCTTGATTTCCCAGCGATAGACACGGGTCATAAAAGATGCCTCTCCGGTATCGCTAGTGACAGTGATGCCAATGGTTGCCTCGACGGGCTCGCCGTAAATTCCGAGCTTCTCCAGATCGACACGAATCTCGCCGCTATTTGGGTCGACGTGCTCACCCTTCGGGTCGAGGCGAGTCATTCGCCACGGGCGAGCTGGACGCTCGGTCATGGGAACGCAAGGCCCGCCACACAGCTCCAGGAAATTGTCCCAGCGGCTGCCGTTCGCGGCGCGTCGTAGGTCGTGGAGGATGGCCAGCGCCTCTGGGTCGGGCTTGGTAGCCGCGATCCAGTCTTCGAAACAGGAGGCGGCGAAGGAATCGTCATCGGGATCGCGCAGGCGGCGCAGCTCGCGCCACACCGTCACGCTCGGCAAGCCAAAGAACTGAAACTGACGGATGCCGTGGACCGATGCCCAGGCGGCGATCCGCGGCGCTGCGACATCCATTGGGCGACCATACTGGTCGACCTCGTCGCTACGCTGGGTGCAATTGATGTTCTTGGCGACATACTTGATGACGTAGCCGGCGGCGCTACCCTTGGTGGGGTCGATGTGCTCGAACCTGATACGAACATGCTCCTTGCCGGCGACCTCCTCGGGGTCGATCGACAGGGCATAGCGGCGAAGGGAAGCCTCCAGTGGCTTGATCTGGTCCTCGGCGACCCACAACAGCATGTGCCAGTGCGGGCATCCGTCGTGATGGGGTTCGACGGTACGAATGCCGTAATAGGCGATACCGTCGCGCTTCAACTTGGCCCGGGCCCGAGTCCATAGCTTTTGCAGCTGGGCGTGAGCATCACGCGGGGTCGAACCGTTGTATTTAGGGTTGGACTGCCCGCTTTCCTGAAGTACTGCATGCCAAGCACTAGGTAAGGTCCAGGTGACGAACACTGCACGATGCCCATGGCGATGGGCGAAGGCCTCGGTCTCGCGGATCCGCATCATCGTTTCCTTGAAACGGATGTCGCGGTTGCCCACGCTCTTTGCGGACAGCTCGGCTAGGGTGTATTCCTGTTCGAACTGGTTGATCGCCGTGGTGCCCTCGAGCATCTCCAGGTTCTCGTTCTGCCGGCGCTGCCAGCGCTTGAACACCATGTCGCTGACATAGATCCCGGCACGCTTGTGCACTCGGCGCACCATTCGCATGAACTGATCGAGGCGTTGGTTCGCCAGCGTGCGCAGCTTACGCCGCCACCATGGTGCCGATCCCAACTTGCTTAGTATGACGCGCCGCTGGGAACCGCTCAGGCGCTTGAGCTCGACCACAGGGGCTACGTCCAGGCTGTGCTTGTGGGCGATCTCTAGTCCTTCGCGAAGGCTCTCGATCTCGGCATCCCGGCTGGTTGGCCATACATGGCGGCGGAAGGTTAATCCGGCGAGCCTGGTGTCTGCCGGCAGTGCGGGTCGCCAGAAATGTCGGCGACGAGCCTCCGCATAGCCGGCTCGAACTGTTCGGTAATGGCGTTCTTGGGTCGCGACGATAGCGTCTGCCTTGGCACGCGCGTAGTCCTCTAGAGCCTCATCCTCGTGGGTCACGTTGAAGGGGCCGAGCATAAGTTGCTTCTGCATAATGCGAAGCCAAATATTCGCTTCGGCGTTACCGCGATTGCCCGGTTTGCTGTAACCGTGGGTGGTGGCCACTGCCACAGCACCGCAAACAAGATCGTCTGCGACGGCCTCGAAGCGTTCGAAGATCTGCCGGCGGAACTTCCGGCATTGAGGTGTCCCCATGGCCCGTTCGACCTCACGGGCGGCGCTGACCATCAACGGCCACTTCATGGTAGTCATGGGCGACCCTCCCAAGGCGTATCGAGGCGGGTCGAGCGTTGCGAAAGGTTGCGCAACCTTGGGGCTATGCTAATCTTGGGAACGGAATCAAATGCGGTGTGGGCCCCCATGGGATTGTGGCGATCCCCGGGGCCTTTTGCGTTTCTGGCCACTGCTAAACCTCCTTCCCCTTGGCCAACCGGCTTTTGTCGGCCACGCTGAAACCCTTTGCCGCCGGCGTGCTATGCTCGCCTTTGGTGCGCTGCCAATATCCTTCAGTTTTGATGGCCGTGTTGACCGCCTTCTGTATCGCTGGCCAGTCGCTGGCGTAGAAGGTTATTCGCTCGTTGAGAATGCTCAGGGTGATGACGCGCTTCGCCATGCTGGCTCCTTGCCTTCCGGCATCGTTAGCTTTCAACTGGGTTTATATTCTGGTCGTAGTGCCCCTCCATCGGACGGGCAACCGCGCGGCGATCGAGCCGAGCGATCAACGCCCGACCACCGCCCAACGGTGACGCCTCTCGTTGCTCGCCCAGGGGAAGATCCTCCAGGGACACGGTAGGATCGGCATTTAGTTGCAGGGCGCTGGTCACCGCCTGGCTGAGCGCCGCCCACTCGTTGGGATGGATCTCGAGACTGCCGCCGCCCGGGCGGCTCAGAGTCAGCGTCTTGTGGGTCGTGGTGGTCATTACTATCTCCTCAGCAATCGGTGAGATGGGTCATTGCAATGGCCACGCCCAACGGATGTCGGTGGAAGACCTGGCTGCCATTCGGGCGTGGGATCGTCGACAGCTTCTCGGTCTTCACACCGGCATCTTCCAGTCCTTCCTTGAGAGAAAGGAACATCTCGACGGCTTCGTTCTCATCGCATTCGTGGTCGACGCCGGCGACGTCTACATGGATAGTTCGCATAGTGGCTCCTAGTCAGATGGGGGTGGCACTTTGCTGCGCGGAGGTGCCATGACGCTTCCAGGTTCCAGCGCCCTGGTAGTGGACGCGGCGCGCTTTTAACTCCTGAAACCACGCCGCTACTTCTGTGCTCAGAAAGGCCGTAATATGTGCTGACACTTGGACCGGTTCAGGAAACCGGCCGTTGGCCGCCATGTTGGCCAACGTGCTGCGTGACAAGCCGGTAATCTCCTCGACCTCCGGCCAGCGCATCAGGCGCACCGTTGCTTGCTCCTCAACTCGCTCGTTCTCGTTCATTGCCTCAACACCTCTGGTCGCTCACCGACTTTGCTATTTCCCGCCCCATGCCTCCGCATCGTCCTGACGCGGCTGCGTGGCCAGGATTTACCACTTGCTTGTAGGCTCTTGGTCGCCTTGGGACGCCCTGGTGACAAGGGTCGCCGCAAGAGGCCACTAGTGCGATCAGGGCGATTTGTGCGAACGTCACCGCACAAGTAAGCGATGCCTTGGCGGCCTTTTGCTCGGCTTTCCCTGCTTTTAGGCACCTTGGCGATAGGTTCACCACTGTGGGGCCCGATGGCGAGCCGTCGCTGTTGTAAATGGCGTTTTTACAACGCAGCTTTACCGGCCCCGTCTCTCGCATCCGAATCTATATGATGGAATGCGGATCCAGGTCTTCACTCGGTGAGGGAACGCCTTGGACCAGGCCGCCGGCCTTGTTGATGAGGGCTACCGTCGTCCAGGGCCCAGACTTACCGTAAAAGACGTGCACTCCCTGCTGCCGAAGGCAACGCTCGACATCGCCGGGTCGTTGATATCCCGTAATTGCTTTCAGGTCGTCGCAGTTGAGTACGTCATGTCGGCACATCGCTTCTGTCCCTAGTCGAGAATTGGCAATTGGATGCTTATCTGGGACGGAATCTCCCGTGATGGGATGCGCGGTAGAGGTCCGATGCATCGGCCGCCAGAATCTGGGCGGCTTGAGCGACGTTGGCCAGGTCGTGACGATGTAGATGCGTGGCGACCTCAAGGCTGGCGACCGTCTCCAACATGCCGCGAGCCGCCTCCAGTCGTGCCTCGGCGTTGTCGTACAGGGTTTCGGCACTGCATGTTTCATCGACTAC
This region includes:
- a CDS encoding replication endonuclease codes for the protein MTTMKWPLMVSAAREVERAMGTPQCRKFRRQIFERFEAVADDLVCGAVAVATTHGYSKPGNRGNAEANIWLRIMQKQLMLGPFNVTHEDEALEDYARAKADAIVATQERHYRTVRAGYAEARRRHFWRPALPADTRLAGLTFRRHVWPTSRDAEIESLREGLEIAHKHSLDVAPVVELKRLSGSQRRVILSKLGSAPWWRRKLRTLANQRLDQFMRMVRRVHKRAGIYVSDMVFKRWQRRQNENLEMLEGTTAINQFEQEYTLAELSAKSVGNRDIRFKETMMRIRETEAFAHRHGHRAVFVTWTLPSAWHAVLQESGQSNPKYNGSTPRDAHAQLQKLWTRARAKLKRDGIAYYGIRTVEPHHDGCPHWHMLLWVAEDQIKPLEASLRRYALSIDPEEVAGKEHVRIRFEHIDPTKGSAAGYVIKYVAKNINCTQRSDEVDQYGRPMDVAAPRIAAWASVHGIRQFQFFGLPSVTVWRELRRLRDPDDDSFAASCFEDWIAATKPDPEALAILHDLRRAANGSRWDNFLELCGGPCVPMTERPARPWRMTRLDPKGEHVDPNSGEIRVDLEKLGIYGEPVEATIGITVTSDTGEASFMTRVYRWEIKPTEAGGQRSDAVAEPWTRVNNCTGPDIEPRQPGPQEAHDQEKRYKAWRASTEVRAEMEGLEEYEHQLRAALHQKFAPQPEWGAPEYFPPELESFEEATGPVEDQGPAPQNPVTAESQALWQLLISSAEAEQRRRLGIDDETTLRLAAMFFEPPAERQERSNWSSLMLGINRKRTRSPRGGQMSAEEARLIAAGLWEAPAPTTPFSTQHA
- a CDS encoding helix-turn-helix transcriptional regulator, coding for MNENERVEEQATVRLMRWPEVEEITGLSRSTLANMAANGRFPEPVQVSAHITAFLSTEVAAWFQELKARRVHYQGAGTWKRHGTSAQQSATPI